In Syntrophorhabdaceae bacterium, the genomic stretch CGTCCGTGTCTCTCAATTGGAGATCGACGACAGCCGCATCGAAGACCTGTTCCCGGGCTTTTGCGATTGCCCCTACCCCGTCGGCGGCGGTCGTGACCTCGTACCCCGCTGCTTCGAGTCCCATGGCGATCAGCTCGGCAATATTCTTCTCGTCATCCACTACAAGTATTTTTCCCACGGCCATAGAGTTCGCCTACCTCGCCTTTCCTCTTATTTTTTCTTCGGTCTCGACATCGATTTTCTTCGATTCTTCCAAAATCTTATGGAGACGTTCATTTTCTTTGAGAGCTTCCGTCATCGATTGTCGCATGCGAACAATCTCATGGAGAGCTTCCGTCAATATCTTTGCCGTACGGGCATATTCGCTTTGAGGATAATGAGCTGAGACTTGCCTGAAGTAGGTGATCGACTTCTGGTAATTCCTGTTGTTATAGCCCGGATCGGCATAAATCAGACCGAGGTTGAAGAGGGCTTCGTCTGCGGGAGGGGTGCCCGATGACAAGGAGAGCACCGTTTCATTCTCCCGAATTGATGCCCTGTAGTTACCCTTGGAGAGATATTTTCTGGCCAGGAGGAGATGTCTTCGGGCTCCGGCAGGCTGTTGCTCGCCGGCCACCTCCGGTGTGGCGGCCTTCGAAGGGGGCGGAGCTCCCATGGCGGAGGGAGAAGTGCAGCTCGTGATCGAGAGACCCAGGCACGTCAGCAGGGCAAGACAAATGTGAAGACGCTGCCTTGGCCGGTTTCGCTTTCGGCCCATACCGTACCTCCGTGAGATGTTATGATATGCTTGACAAGGGCCAAACCCAACCCCGTACCTTTCACGCGTTCCGAGGCCTTGAGAGGGGCCTGATGAAATTTTTCAAATATGGTATCCAGGTTCTCCCTCGGTATGCCCGGACCTGAATCTCGTACGGAAAAGGCAACCTTTCCTTCCTTCGGACCGGCTGCAATCGATATTTGCCCGCCATTTGGCGTAAATTTAACCGCGTTTCCGATCAGATTCCTCAGCGCCTGAAGGATCCTCTCGCGGTCCAGCTGCATGGGCGGGACGCTTCTGTTCAGGTCTGTCCGGAGGTGTATTTTTTTGGCTTCGAAAAGGGGCGTCATTTCCGTTATCACCTGTTCGATAAATGCGATGAAGTGTTCTTCACGAAAATTGTAGGCCATCATCCCGGCTTCCATTTTTGAAAGGTCCATCACGGTATTGACAAGATCGATCAGGCGGTTCGATTCTTCGGAGAGAATGGTGAGCAGTCTTTCCTGTTTTTCCGTAATAGGGCCTCTGCCGCTCTGCTTGAGAAGGCTGATGCCTGTTTTTATGGCGGTAAGGGGCGTTCTCAATTCATGGGATATATCCGAGAAGAACTCGGACTTTATTTTGTCGACCTGCCTCAGTTTTGTACACATCAGATCGAAAGTATCGGCCAGTTCGGACACTTCGGGAGGCGATGCGATTCTGAGACCTCCCCTGAATATGCCCCTGGACACTTCCTTTGTTTTCTGGATAAGGACCTTCAAGGGACTCGTGATGTGGTGAGTTACCGTGATGGACGTGGCGATTGCCAGGAGCACGGTTATTATCACCATGAATACCGTTACCTTAGTAGCCGAATGGGCTGTTTCCCTCAGCGTGCTCATCCTGTGATGGATATCGGCCCTGGAGAAAGACTCTAGGGCGTTCAGTTCCGTCAAAATCCGTCCCACCACCTTCTCCTCCTCGGGGGTGCGCCTGCTTTCGGTAAGGTCCTGTCGCATTTCCCTGTGCCGCATTTTCCGGTCTACCAAGGCCTGGTACTTTTCATACTCCGATTTTGCGGCGGTCAGAGAGTTTCTTTTTTGATCGGTATCAGCCAATGCCGAAGCCTGTGTCAGAGATTCGGTGAAATCTTTAGTTCTCGCCGCAAATTGTTCGCGGAACACAGGATCGCCTGTGATGAAGTATTTTTGTTCATAGCCTGATTGAGATATGATGGAGCCGGTGAGTCTGCGCTTCAATTCCAGAATGCGCTCGTCAATATCCAGTATCTTGGAGACTTCACTGTTTAAACGATGAAGCTTTGTGATTGTATAGGCATCCATAACACCCATAATAAGTATTATGGACAGGTAACCGAAAATTAATCGGGAGAAAATAGTTAAACGCATTTTTGCCAACCCTCGGTTAGACTATTCTCCGGGAGTCCCCGTCATTCAATATGAGGCCCGAACGATTGCCCCTGTCTTTTTCGCGATCGCACTCGGCGAGCGGAAGGTATATGTTTACTTTCCTGCCTTCTCCCACGGCACTTTTTATATCGAAGCCTCCATGATGCTCCTTTGCGATTCGGTAGACAATCGGCAAGCCGATCCCCAAACCTTCACCTCTTTCCCTCGTCGTGACCCCATCCGATATCTTGCCGTGGGCTTTATTAATTGCCGACACCGTCTTCATTCCATGCCTCCCGAAAAGTATGGTCCCATCCCTTACCGAAGAACCTATCGACTTATCGTGCGGTACTGCTGTAATGCTGCTGTTATGCCTGATCGGTAGATCTTTTTGCCTGCACCGGCAGGTGTTCGGCTTAATACTTGGTTACTCGGATGGCGCTTCGGCGGGGATCCTGTCGCACTCGCTTCCGGCCCTTTCCTGTTTAAACACCTTATTAAGGTTCTTCCGACTGGAGAGGTCTCTTTTCGATTCATCCGGATTTATCAGGTGTTCCCGTCCTCCCTGCGGTTCCGACCGTAAAAGCGCTACAATTATCATAAGGCAAACCATAGATTGCGTCTGTCACCGAAGCCTACATTATTTTGTGGTCGTTTTAGGGTAGGGGACTAAACTTTTCGAGAAGAACAAGGTAATCGTTTTTCGATTGAAACCATTACCCAAGACCTTGACAATACAATATCGCCTGATTAAAGTTCATACGGGCAAGGCGACCTCTCTTGATGGACGAAAACACCGGAACCTGCAAGAGGAGGCGACGCTGCTCACAATTTATGGTAGATGTTTATAAGCTGGCGCACTGCAGTAAGGCCGTGGAGCCGGAGCGATTGCATCATCTACTCCGGGACATGGTCTTTCAGACCGGCCGGGGCAGATAAGCCTTCGGGCACAGGGCAGAGGGGGACCGGACGGTGAAAGGCTTTGGAGAGGGATAAGTTTGGGGCCGACGGGTATCCTCGAAAGGCTCTATGACGGCACCCCGGTATGCCGGCTCGGGTGGCGGAGAAAGAGGACTTACCGGCAGACCGATGGTGGAGGCATAATAAATGGTTCGTTTTGCTATTGTAGATGACCACCCTATCGTCCGCGGTGGTCTAAAGGAAATTATCCTCGCAAATTTTCACGGCGTCACGATCGACGAATTCTCCAGGGGTTATGAATTCATGCGAAA encodes the following:
- a CDS encoding tetratricopeptide repeat protein; this translates as MGRKRNRPRQRLHICLALLTCLGLSITSCTSPSAMGAPPPSKAATPEVAGEQQPAGARRHLLLARKYLSKGNYRASIRENETVLSLSSGTPPADEALFNLGLIYADPGYNNRNYQKSITYFRQVSAHYPQSEYARTAKILTEALHEIVRMRQSMTEALKENERLHKILEESKKIDVETEEKIRGKAR
- a CDS encoding ATP-binding protein, giving the protein MKTVSAINKAHGKISDGVTTRERGEGLGIGLPIVYRIAKEHHGGFDIKSAVGEGRKVNIYLPLAECDREKDRGNRSGLILNDGDSRRIV
- a CDS encoding HAMP domain-containing sensor histidine kinase produces the protein MDAYTITKLHRLNSEVSKILDIDERILELKRRLTGSIISQSGYEQKYFITGDPVFREQFAARTKDFTESLTQASALADTDQKRNSLTAAKSEYEKYQALVDRKMRHREMRQDLTESRRTPEEEKVVGRILTELNALESFSRADIHHRMSTLRETAHSATKVTVFMVIITVLLAIATSITVTHHITSPLKVLIQKTKEVSRGIFRGGLRIASPPEVSELADTFDLMCTKLRQVDKIKSEFFSDISHELRTPLTAIKTGISLLKQSGRGPITEKQERLLTILSEESNRLIDLVNTVMDLSKMEAGMMAYNFREEHFIAFIEQVITEMTPLFEAKKIHLRTDLNRSVPPMQLDRERILQALRNLIGNAVKFTPNGGQISIAAGPKEGKVAFSVRDSGPGIPRENLDTIFEKFHQAPLKASERVKGTGLGLALVKHIITSHGGTVWAESETGQGSVFTFVLPC